From Schizosaccharomyces pombe strain 972h- genome assembly, chromosome: II, the proteins below share one genomic window:
- the pir2 gene encoding C2H2-type zinc finger domain-containing protein, whose translation MSEVHQESEVEYSRWKRERSPERSQRRSQSPPGEQSAYHRERSPLRKRGNYYDDRTRASGPYPTFTKPLIDPYTQTNAVSYERFIRWYSKENHISATTEDLYNSLHGTYNNYKQDLYARTARSFVESHCDEAWFEDSYWVDESQGRVLEVSENEKSYRRALYDKFMDRLDAGYYDDFQLPTAEDVIEKPSIPDNDTDDSILPSNDPQLSKWNQDSRNDAMENTLLVSHVLPNISVAQIHNALDGISFVQHFSLSTINLIKNDERSLWVHFKAGTNMDGAKEAVDGIQLDSNFTIESENPKIPTHTHPIPIFEIASSEQTCKNLLEKLIRFIDRASTKYSLPNDAAQRIEDRLKTHASMKDDDDKPTNFHDIRLSDLYAEYLRQVATFDFWTSKEYESLIALLQDSPAGYSRKKFNPSKEVGQEENIWLSDLENNFACLLEPENVDIKAKGALPVEDFINNELDSVIMKEDEQKYRCHVGTCAKLFLGPEFVRKHINKKHKDWLDHIKKVAICLYGYVLDPCRAMDPKVVSTSYVSLQILNKPYVGFRNINANYTFPTTSYSRRNDEEITSGASSQKSYSRQEPMIHRREFYRTYQDLDAPNQEVPELDY comes from the exons ATGAGTGAGGTCCATCAAGAAAGTGAAGTAGAGTACAGTCGTTGGAAAAGAGAACGCTCTCCTG AACGGAGTCAAAGACGTTCACAGAGCCCCCCTGGTGAACAGTCTGCGTATCATCGAGAACGGTCTCCTCTACGAAAGCGTGGTAATTACTATGATGATAGAACAAGAG CTTCTGGACCTTACCCTACATTTACTAAACC TTTAATTGATCCATATACTCAAACAAATGCGGTTTCTTATGAACGGTTTATTCGGTGGTATAGCAAGGAAAACCATATATCCGCAACAACTGAAGACTTATACAACTCGCTTCATGGAACTTACAACAATTATAAACAGGATCTATACGCTAGGACCGCAAGAAGTTTTGTTGAGAGCCATTGTGACGAAGCTTGGTTTGAAGACAGCTATTGGGTGGACGAGTCACAAGGAAGAGTCCTTGAAGTGTCTGAAAATGAGAAATCTTATCGCCGGGCGTTATACGATAAATTCATGGACAGATTAGACGCCGGTTATTATGATGATTTTCAGCTTCCAACCGCTGAGGATGTAATCGAAAAGCCGTCAATACCTGATAATGATACAGATGACTCAATTCTTCCTTCTAACGACCCGCAACTTTCCAAATGGAACCAAGACTCTCGAAACGATGCAATGGAAAATACACTATTGGTCAGTCATGTTTTGCCCAACATCTCGGTTGCGCAAATTCATAATGCACTCGATGGTATTTCGTTCGTACAACATTTTTCCCTTTCTactattaatttaatcaaGAATGATGAACGCTCACTTTGGGTTCATTTCAAAGCAGGAACAAATATGGATGGAGCTAAAGAAGCGGTGGATGGGATTCAATTGGATTCAAATTTTACTATTGAATCtgaaaatccaaaaattcCTACTCACACGCATCCCATAcctatttttgaaatcgCTTCTTCTGAGCAGACATGTAAAAATTTGCTAGAAAAACTAATCCGTTTTATAGATCGGGCTAGTACGAAGTATAGTTTACCAAATGATGCTGCACAACGTATCGAAGATCGATTGAAAACACATGCATCTATGAAAGATGACGATGATAAGCCGACGAATTTTCATGACATTCGTTTAAGTGATCTGTACGCCGAGTATCTTCGCCAAGTGGCTACTTTTGATTTCTGGACTAGTAAAGAGTACGAAAGTTTAATTGCTTTACTGCAGGATAGTCCTGCAGGTTACTCGCGGAAAAAGTTTAATCCATCCAAAGAAGTCGgtcaagaagaaaatatttggtTGTCAGATTTGGAAAACAATTTTGCTTGCCTTCTTGAGCCTGAAAATGTGGATATTAAAGCAAAAGGGGCATTACCCGTTGaagattttattaataacgAATTGGACTCTGTTATTATGAAAGAAGatgaacaaaaatataGGTGTCATGTCGGAACATGCGCGAAGCTTTTCTTAGGACCTGAGTTTGTCAGAAAgcatataaataaaaagcataAGGATTGGTTGGATCACATTAAAAAGGTGGCTATATGTCTCTATGGATATGTGCTTGACCCATGTAGGGCTATGGATCCCAAAGTGGTAAGCACGTCGTATGTATCCTTACAGATTTTAAACAAGCCCTACGTTGGTTTCAGAAATATTAACGCAAACTATACATTTCCAACAACAAGCTATAGTCGACGAAATGACGAGGAGATAACTTCTGGAGCATCATCACAAAAATCTTATTCGAGGCAAGAACCCATGATCCACAGACGGGAATTCTATAGAACTTATCAAGATTTGGATGCGCCTAACCAGGAGGTTCCAGAATTAGATTACTAA